One genomic window of Struthio camelus isolate bStrCam1 chromosome 1, bStrCam1.hap1, whole genome shotgun sequence includes the following:
- the P2RY2 gene encoding P2Y purinoceptor 2, producing MANLTTPQTWTRIVNISVTGSTGDNTYKCMFDEDFKYVLLPVSYGIVCVVGLFLNLLALYVFIFRIKTWNASTTYMFNLAVSDTLYVVSLPLLVYYYAMGDNWPFSVGLCKIVRFLFYTNLYCSILFLLCISIHRFLGICFPLKSLQWGHVRYARRVSVIVWAVTVVCQSPVLFFVTTSMKGDSVTCHDTSRKDLFGQFVIYSSVMLVLLFCIPFLIIIVCYCLMARRLLQPTRGISRMSQSKKKSVKMIIIVLMVFIVCFLPFHITRTLYYSFRNWDLSCQTLNAINLAYKVTRPLASTNSCLDPILYFLAGQRFMKFASNKMPGKPQNEMALGISANTHLKTASDTDTISKDGKS from the coding sequence ATGGCGAACTTAACAACTCCTCAGACCTGGACCAGAATTGTCAACATCTCAGTCACGGGCAGCACGGGAGACAACACATACAAGTGTATGTTTGATGAGGACTTCAAGTATGTCCTGCTGCCTGTCTCCTATGGcattgtgtgtgtggtggggctcttcctcaacctgctggccCTCTATGTCTTCATCTTCAGGATCAAGACCTGGAACGCCTCCACCACGTACATGTTCAACCTGGCCGTGTCTGACACGCTCTACGTGGTCTCTCTGCCCCTCCTAGTGTACTACTATGCCATGGGGGACAACTGGCCGTTCAGCGTGGGCTTGTGTAAGATAGTCCGCTTCCTGTTTTACACCAACCTGTACTGCAgcatccttttcctcctctgcatcAGCATCCATCGATTTCTGGGCATCTGcttcccactgaagtcactgcagTGGGGACACGTTCGCTACGCCCGGAGAGTGTCGGTCATCGTGTGGGCGGTCACTGTGGTGTGCCAGTCGCCTGTGCTCTTCTTTGTCACTACCAGCATGAAGGGCGACAGTGTCACCTGCCATGACACGTCCAGGAAGGACCTCTTTGGCCAGTTTGTCATTTACAGTTCAGTGATGCTGGTGCTTCTCTTCTGCATCCCTTTCCTCATCATCATCGTGTGCTATTGCCTAATGGCtcggaggctgctgcagcccacaCGTGGTATCTCCCGCATGTCCCAATCCAAAAAGAAGTCAGTTAAGATGATAATCATAGTCCTGATGGTTTTCattgtttgctttcttcctttccacatAACTCGTACCTTGTACTACTCCTTCCGGAACTGGGACTTAAGTTGTCAGACCCTCAATGCTATCAATTTAGCCTATAAGGTGACCAGGCCCCTAGCTAGCACCAACAGTTGCTTGGATCCCATTTTATATTTCTTAGCAGGACAAAGATTTATGAAGTTTGCAAGCAACAAAATGCCAGGGAAACCGCAAAATGAAATGGCCCTGGGAATCTCGGCCAACACTCACCTGAAAACCGCCAGCGACACAGACACAATATCCAAGGATGGGAAATCCTAG